The DNA region AATAGATGCTGCTATGGCTGATTTAACAATAGTTACTGGTCAAAAACCATTATTGAGAAAAGCTAAAAAATCTGAAGCTGGTTTCAAATTAAGAGAAGGAATGCCTATTGGAGCTAAAGTTACTTTAAGAAAAGAAAGAATGTATGATTTCTTAGATAGATTAGTAAATGTAGTTCTTCCAAGAGTAAGAGACTTTGAAGGAGTTCCTAGCAACTCATTTGATGGAAGAGGAAATTATTCAGTAGGATTGAGAGACCAATTAGTATTTCCTGAAATAGATTTTGATAAAGTTGAAAAACTTTTAGGAATGTCTATCACTATGGTTTCTTCTGCAAAAACAGATGAAGAAGGAAGAGCATTACTAAAGGCTTTTGGAATGCCTTTCAAGAAGTAGTTGTAGGGAGGTTAGAGTAGATGGCGAAAAAGTCAATGATCGCAAGAGATGTTAAAAGAGCAAAACTTGTTGACAGATATGCTGAAAAAAGAGCTGAATTAAAGAAAAGAATAGCAGCTGGAGATATGGAAGCTATGTTTGAATTAAATAAACTTCCAAAAGATTCATCAGCTGTTAGAAAAAGAAATAGATGTCAATTAGATGGTAGACCAAGAGGATATATGAGAGAATTCGGAATATCAAGAGTTAAGTTTAGACAACTTGCAGGTGCTGGACTAATACCTGGTGTAAAAAAATCATCTTGGTAATTAATCAAAGGAAGGAGGATTTAAATAGATGTATTTAACAGATCCAATTGCTGATATGTTAACAAGAGTAAGAAATGCTAATGCAGTTATGCATGAAAAAGTAGATATACCTCACTCAA from Fusobacterium simiae includes:
- the rplE gene encoding 50S ribosomal protein L5 encodes the protein MSKYVSRYHKFYDEVVVPKLMKELEIKNIMECPKLEKIIVNMGVGEATQNSKLIDAAMADLTIVTGQKPLLRKAKKSEAGFKLREGMPIGAKVTLRKERMYDFLDRLVNVVLPRVRDFEGVPSNSFDGRGNYSVGLRDQLVFPEIDFDKVEKLLGMSITMVSSAKTDEEGRALLKAFGMPFKK
- the rpsN gene encoding 30S ribosomal protein S14 produces the protein MAKKSMIARDVKRAKLVDRYAEKRAELKKRIAAGDMEAMFELNKLPKDSSAVRKRNRCQLDGRPRGYMREFGISRVKFRQLAGAGLIPGVKKSSW